The Thalassotalea agarivorans region GAAATCAGGACGGTATTTTTGAAGCGCTTCAATATCAGACGCTAGAAAGACAATGCGCGAATAATCTAATTGTTTGATGTATCGGTCGAACACTTCATTCGACAGCTCTTCATCAATTTTAACTTTTTTATAGTGCGCTCGTGTGAATTGAGCAGTAATTCGTTTACTGGCAGTCGCATGTTGAGGTTCAGGCATCAACACCGGCAATTCTTCAGGCTCAGATTCGCTTGCAAAGGAAAGTGGATTTAACAATGCAAAGGTGACAGATACCGTGAATGCGATGCGTGCAAATTTCAACATACGACTACTCCATATTACAAAAAGATGTGTTCTAACTGCGTCTTAACAATCATACCAGACGTTAACTGGACACTAATGTCGCTACCAGCAATTTCGGTGATAACGGCAGGCATCGGGCTATTGCCGACTTTAACTCTCACTTGAGTACCTACTTTTAATGCGTCCGACTCTACTGGTTTTAACGGTTCGACAGGCTTTTTAGGACCACGTTTAGGTGATTTAACTGATTTAAATTTAGCGTTCTGCTTATTTTTATCAGACCGCTTATCACTAACTTTAGTTCCTTTATACGATTTTTTCGCCTGAGAATCGTCTGATTTTTTGTTACCAAATTTTTCTTGGCTTTCTTTTAGCGTCTTGGCCGCGTAATCTGCTTGCTCTTTATCAATTTCCGCAACCTGCTCGCCCGCTAGATCAACGCGAAACGCACCAGCCTTAACTGACTTTAGGTAACGCCAGCTACTAGTGTAATGACGCAATGCTTGGCGTAAACGTGTTTTGCTTACTTGTTCATCTTCAGCAAGTTGCTCCGCTAGATCTTGAAAAATACCAACTTTTAATGGTTTTGCTGGTCCTTCAACAGAAAAACATGCAGGAAATTTTTCCGCTAAATAGCTAATAATTTCCTTAGTGGTTACTTTTTTAATTTCAGTTTCCATAAATACTACTTTACTAATTTTAAGTGTCTAAATACTGGTCTCTGTTTTCCAATACATGTCGACACCAGTCATAAATATCTTCTGACTCAAGCTCTACTAACGTTTCTTGGCCAATCCAATTGTCCCACACTAACCCTAACAAACCTGTTAGTTGCTCGGTGGGTATATCTTCTTCTGCTAAATCATATAACGTGTGATAAATCTCATTAATACGTTCGGCAGCTAAATCTTCTTGCTCATCCCAATCACCTACGACTTCAGCGGAAACTAGGTAATCATGGATTACAACGAATTCTTTCATCTTAGTTTAGATTGTTTTCTAATACTTTAACGAGTGCTTCCAACCCTGTTTGATCGTCAGCGTCAAATCGTTCAAATTGTGGGCTGTCGATGTCCAACACTGCAATCACTTTTCCGTCTTGCATCACTGGCACAACGATTTCCGAATTACTTGCTGCATCGCAAGCAATGTGACCGTCAAAAGCGTGTACATCGGCAATACGCTGCGTCGTTGCAGTCGATAAAGCGGTACCACACACACCTTTACCGTAAGGTATCCTTATACAGGCTACTTTCCCTTGGAAAGGACCAAGTACAAGTCCTGATTCTGCTGTGCGATAAAAACCAACCCAGTTTATATCAGTCAATTGCTCGAACAACAATGCGCTAATATTTGCCATATTTGCGATAACATCTGTTTCACCAGCAATTATAGCTGAAACTTGTTCATTCAGCGTTTGGTAAAATGATTCTTTAGACATTTACGTTCACTATCGCCTTAAGGCTCAAAAAGGGCATAACATACCTGTAAGTGCTGCGGAATAAAAGCAATTATTGTCGAAGTCATGCACTTTTTTAGTCTGCCTCATTCCTTTGTAGCCTTAACTTATTGAAAACGCAAATATAGTTGTGGTTGTAAACGGTTTGTTCGGCGATATTACAACACTTGGAAATTCAGGCTGATTAATCGCGTCTGGAAAATGCTGTGTCTCTAAGCAAACCGCCTGCCTAGGCTTATATTGCGCGTTTTTCTTACCTTTTAAATCGTCAAGAAAATTAGCGGTGTATACTTGAACGCCAGGTTGATCGGTATAAACCGACATTGCTCTACCTGAATGTTCGTCGAATAATTGAGCCAATGGCGCAGAAAACGGTTGCCCAGTGGTGTCAAACACCCAGTTGTGATCATAGCCACCACCTAAGCGAATTTGATCATCGTCAGCATCGATATCTCTAGCTAACGGCTTAAACGACATAAAATCAAACGGCGTATCTTTTACAGGGCGTAATTTCCCTGTTGGAATTAAATGCTCATTAACTTCTGTGATATGAGACGCTTTCAACTGCAACTGATGCGCTAAAACATCTGATTGATTGTGCCCAGCCAAATTGAAATAGCTATGCTGTGTTAAATTCACAATACTTTGCTGATCGCAGGTTGCGTGATAACGCACCATCAGCTGATTGTCTTCACTAAATTTATAATCAACGGTAACCACCATGGTCCCTGGGAATCCTTGATCGCCATCAGGACTGACTAACGACATGGTAATATGCCCATCGTTAATGACTTCTACTTGCCAAAGGCGACTTTCAAATCCTTGCGGACCACCATGTAGATTATTGGGCCCGTTGTTTTTCGCCAGTTGATACTTCTTCCCTTCTAGTTCAAATTCCCCATTTGCTATGCGGTTAGCAAAACGGCCAACAATACAACCAAAATAAGGACTTTCATTTTCGTACTGCGCGACATTATCAAAACCGAGGACGACATCATCGTGCTGACCTTCTCTGTTAGGTAAATACAGCGATTGAATAATGCCGCCAAGGGACAATATAGTGACCTTACTGCCGATATTATTTTCTAGGCAATACTGCATTACCTGTTCACCATTTGCCATGGTACCAAAAGGTGAAATCACAATAGGTTTCATTTAGCGAATTTCCTTACACTATGCTTGATTTATCAGTTGCTCTACGAGTTTTGGCAGCCCTTTAGCCGCAGAATCTTGTATAACAGTGATTTGGTCTGAGTGGTCAAACGCATGCAATGCGTCTGGTTTAGGGTCAATATAATAAATTTGTTTTGCCCGTGATGCTACATTTACCAGCCCTGCTGCCGGATAAACTTGTAATGAAGTACCTACCACGATAAGTATATCCGCTTGCGCTACTTTCAATGCGGCATCTTCCATTTTAGGCACAGCCTCTCCAAACCAAACGATTGCTGGCCTCAATTGGCTTTTGTATTCACAGAGGTCGCCTATTTTGATGTCGTCATGGCACGGATAAATGCAATTTTCGTCGATACTGCTTTGCGCCAACAGTAATTCGCCATGTAAATGCACCACGTCGCTAGAGCCTGCACGTTCATGCAAGTCATCGACATTTTGGGTAATGATATTGACAGTAAAAAATTGTGCGAGCTTCGCTAAAGCTTCGTGGCCATCGTTGGGTATTACAGTCTTAAGTTGGCGGCGTCTTTGGTTATAAAACTCCAGCACCAAAGCTGGGTTTGCCAACCAGCCGTCGATTGAAGCCACTTCCATAACGTCGTGCCCTTCCCACAGGCCATCAGCATCTCGAAAGGTTTTCAATCCACTTTCAGCGCTCATACCTGCGCCTGACAATACCGCTATATTCATTGATTTCGTTGCTATTTATTTTTTGATGTTCACTTTATCAGAAGGCAATACTGTTAGCCATGCTTTACACTGATTTACGTTAAGTGAACAAAGGTAGTATTGATTAAACGATCCTTGATTCGCTACCCTGATTAAAACAACAAGCATTCCTGCTTAAAAGGAGACTATAAATGTCAGGATTTAATAAAGTCGTCCATAGCTATGAAGAGGCTATGGCTGGCTTAGAAGACAATATGACGATCATAGCTGGTGGTTTTGGGCTATGCGGTATCCCGGAAAATCTGATCAATCAAATAGAAAAATCTGGCGTTACTGGTCTAACTGTTGTCTCTAACAATTGTGGTATCGATAACTTTGGTTTGGGCGTTTTGCTACGCGACAAACAAATTAAAAAGATGATCGCGTCTTACGTTGGCGAAAACAAAATGTTTGAAGACCAACTGTTAAGTGGTGAGTTAGAAGTTGAATTAACACCGCAAGGTACCCTAGCTGAAAAGATGCGAGCCGGTGGTGCTGGCATTCCAGCGTTTTACACAGCTACAGGCTTTGGCACATCAGTCGGTGATGGCAAAGAAGTTAAAACATTTAACGGTCGTCAATACATTCTAGAAGAAAGTATCACTGGCGATTTTGCTATTGTAAAAGCGTGGAAAGCCGATAAATACGGAAATTTAGTGTTTCGTCATACTGCACAAAATTTTAACCCTTGTGCCGCGACAGCTGGAAAAATAACAGTTGCAGAAGTTGAAGAAATTGTTGAACCGGGCGAGCTCGATCCGACACAAATTCATACACCAGGCATTTATGTTAATCGCGTCATTCAAGGTACTTTTGAAAAACGCATTGAGCAACGTACAACGAGAGAGGGCTAGCACATGGCATTGTCGAGAGAGCAAATAGCGCAGCGCGTTGCACAAGAATTACAAGACGGATACTACGTCAACCTAGGCATTGGTATTCCTACCTTAGTCGCTAATTTCGTGCCTGACGGCATGGAAGTAATGCTGCAATCTGAAAATGGTTTACTAGGTATGGGGCCATTCCCTACAGAAGATGAAATCGATGCAGACATGATAAATGCAGGAAAACAAACAGTTACTGCAATTGACGGTGCTTCTATATTTTCTTCTGCAGAAAGTTTCGCTATGATCCGTGGTGGTCACGTTGATTTAACCGTACTTGGCGCATTTGAAATAGATGTTCAAGGCAACATCGCGTCATGGATGATTCCTGGCAAGCTAGTCAAAGGTATGGGCGGTGCAATGGACTTAGTAGCTGGTGCAGATAACATTATTGTCACCATGACCCACGCAAGTAAGCACGGTGAGTCAAAGCTATTAAGTGAGTGTACTCTACCTCTAACAGGCGCTGGTTGTATCAAAAAAGTAGTGACTGATCTGGCGTATATTGAAATTGAAGATGGTAAGTTTCATCTCAAAGAGCGCGCGCCAGGGGTGAGCGTCGAAACAATACATTCGTTAACGGCCGGGGAACTCGTGGTTCCAGATAACGTCCCTGAAATGCAATTTTAAAAAAAAGCGCCGATAGGCGCTTTTTTTTATCTTGTTGTTTTACTTGCAAAGTTACTTCAGCCCTTTAATATTGTTAACGTACTGTTAATGATTGAGGTATGCGATGAAAGTAAATACGGTTGTAACGTCTTTGTTGTTTTTGCCTGTTATTGCAATAGCACAAGAGAAAGAAGTGCAAGATATGTCAGACCCGCTTGCTGTTTATACACAGGCTGGCGCAGGCTACACCGACAAAGGATTAAACTTTAAAGTAGGTAGAGCCTATGATACTGGCTCTGATACAACGGCGGCGATGCATTTAATCGAAGTAAAAGGATTATTAGGTGATACCTTAGGTTGGAGTGATTCGTTTATAGTAGATAACTCCATTGACAGTTTACGCTATCGACATTTTTCCGTTAATTTAGAAAATGGCCGTGGTTCTCAAATTGACGTTAACTACTTTTTCGATCCAAATGCCATTTCTCAAGAGCATGGTGATGCTTCTTGGTCGTTTATTCAAGCGCTCCCAAAAATGGGGCCCGTCAACATCTACCCTTTGGCTGGCGTTGGTGTCGCATTTGGTAAAGACAACTTAAAAGAAGACGGAAGTTTTGATGACGGTTTTGGCTACCAAGGTGGCTATGGTCTTATTGGCCTGTATGGCAAAGTCGCGATCACGGATAAATTTTGGCTAAACTACAATCCGTTCTATGTTCATACTTTGTTTGGTGACGATGTGTATAAAGACAATGCCTATGGCATAGCTGAGAGCGGTACCTTGCTACACGAATTCGTTGTAAGTTATCAGTTTACGCCTACTTTTAATGTCCGCTATTTTGCTAACTGGAACTCTAATCTTGATATTGGCGATGGCGACCATCGCATCGAATTTAATTATCAGTTGTAGTCAACGTTAAAGTTTAACCCCAAAAAAGTCAGCAATTGCTGGCTTTTTTGCTATACCTAGCTTAAACGCCATTACTTGCTAAAGATGGTGTTAGAGCCACAGCAAGTTCAATTAACTTCTGTGTTATTGCTACAACAATTGAAAAGGATTTCAATAATGTTTCATTTAAAAAACAATACGCTTAGTGCGTTAACCTTTAGATTTACCCAGCCCAATGACTGCGTGATCGCTATTAGTAGTCGAGGAAAAGCGTTAGAAAGCGTTTATTTTAATCACGTACTGGTCAGTCAAAAGCCCTGCTTACTGCGCCGCTCGATACATACCTTTATGGTGGGTGATATACGATATGAAGTTATGTTTAACTACATTGATGTGGCACAAGATACGCTCAACTGTAGCTTGTTTAAAAACGCACAGTTAGTCGATCGCCAAAACAGTGCACTCAAAAGAATTAAAGCTCGTATAAAAAAGGTGCCAATTTAGGCACCTTTAATGTTCGGAGAACTCGCTAGGCCTTTGCCGTCTGCTGTAATGACGACATAGTATCATTTAGCGCTTTCTCTATGTCGCTGTTAGTGACACGATTGGTGGCCAAGTCAAAGTTGTCGTAAAAGCTTGGTATAGACAAGCTCGCCTTAACATCCATACCAAAATACGGTGCTGATGTTTTGGCCGTGTTCAATACTGTTTGAGCGCCACCTGGGCCAGGTGATGTTGCCAACAATATTACTTGCTTGTTTTGATATACCTTCATATCGATGCGTGACGTCCAGTCAAACAAATTTTTGTATGCTGCGGTGTACGAGCCATTGTGCTCTGCAAATGAAATTACGATGGCATCTGCTTCACCTAGTTTTTTGTAAAACGCCTGTGCTAATGCTGGTTGGCCTAGTTCCTCTTCCCTGTCCTGACTAAACAGCGGCATTTCATAATCGTTGATATCGAGTAACTCGACATTTGCGCCATCCACAAGAGATGCTGCATATGCTGCTAAAGATTTATTGATTGATTTTTTACTGCTACTTGCTGCAAACGCTAAAATGTTCATCTAACTTCCTCCAAATGCTTTAAGGCTATTTTAATTGTTCTTTTAATATGTACAAGATGGCATTTAAACAATACACTGTTCATAAAATAGAACAATAGAAAACACGCAAATGGTCGATTTAAATGACATGGTGATATTCGCTAAAGTAGCGGAATTTGGTGGCATTTCAAAAGCTGCAAACGAATTGTCAATGCCTAAATCTAAAGTAAGCCGCCGTATGGCTAATCTTGAATTAGCGCTAGGCGTGCGATTGCTTGAACGCACGACTCGGTCAGTCAGGCTCACGGAAATAGGCAAAATCTATTTTCAACACTGCAAAAAAGTTGTAAATGAAGCTAAGCAAGCGGAGAACAGTGTCAATCAACTGCTAAATACGCCTACAGGCCACCTCAAAATTAGTACCTCAATATCCATTGGGCAACACATTGTTGCACCACATCTGGCAGAGTTCCTAAGTAGATACCCCGATATTACCATTGAGCATATTGTTACCAACAGACGCGTTGATTTGATTTCAGAAGAGTTCGATCTAGCGATTCGAATTGGCGCTTTAGAGGACTCATCGCTGATCAGTAAAAAACTGTCAACTAGTCACGCGCTATTGGTTGCCTCTCCCGTGTATTTGGCAAGCGCGGGCGCTTTAACGGATATCAGCGATTTAACGCAACACAAAGCTTTGTGTATGGGAGATTCATCGATTGCGGACCAATGGCGCTTTGTAAACGCAAAGGGTAAAGAAGAGCAAGTTAAAGTAAAACCTGTAGCTACGGTTAATGATATGACTATTCTTCGGACATTATGTATCGCTTCAGCGGGTATCGCTATCCTGCCGAGCTATATGTGTGAAGACGCACTCAAACAAGGACAACTAGTGCGTGTATTAGAACAATGGACATCGGTTGAAGTCCCCTACTACGCGATTTATCCCAGCCACCAAAGCATGACGCCAAAACTGCGCGTACTACTTGATTTCTTATCTGAAAAAACCGCTTGAATACGTATGCAAACCACTGATTAAACAGTGTTTAGACAGTTATAGTATAGCTACGCATTAAGGTGTAAAAAACGCACAAAGCCCGCGCGTTTTTTGTACCACATATTACAAAGAGCGGAACTACAGTATGAATAAAATTATTACCTCAATATCGCTTTTGTTGAGTCTGTCGACAGTTGCACAAGCAAAAGACATCGCGTTGTTTTCCCCAGACAAAAACATCAAGGTAACCATTTCAGACGATGCACATGCAAACTATAGCGTAGCCTTTAAAGGTGAGGATATTATCGCGCCTTCTAAACTCGGCTTAGATTATCAAAACACCCATCGCATGGGGCCTGACTTTAAAATCATTTCGCAACAATCGAGCTCTCATGACGCGACTTGGGAGCAACCTTGGGGTGAAAAACAGACGATTCGAGATCATCACAACGCAACGACTGTGGTTTTTCGTCACGAACGTGATGTTACTAATACCTTTAGCGTAACCTTTAAGGTGTTTAACGATGGCATTGGTTTTCGTTATGAAGTGCCTGAGCAAAAAGGTTTAGCGAAGCAAATTAACATCACTAATGAACTTACCGAATTTAACGTCGAGCAGACCAATGATGCGGCGGCATGGTGGATACCAGCAAGAGATTGGAATAGATATGAGTATATCTATACAGAATCGACATTAGAGCAGGCGCGTCATGTTCATACACCTTTTACCTTCAAATTAAAAAGTGGTACACATGTCAGTATTCATGAAGCGGCGTTGGTAGACTATGCTGGTATGACACTGAAACAGGGACGCTCAGGCATGCTTAAAGCGGATCTGACACCTTGGTCTGACGGTATTCTCGTTAAAAAGACAGGGGCATTTAATACGCCTTGGCGCACGATACAAATCGGCGAAAATGCCGCTTCACTGATCAACTCTAGCCTTATCCTGAACCTGAATGAACCAAACAAACTTGGCGACGTTAGTTGGGTGAACCCTGGCAAATACATGGGTATTTGGTGGGGAATGCATATAAACGAAAACACATGGGGCAGCGGTGAAAAACATGGTGCAACCACTGCTGAGACAAAACGATATATGGATTTTGCTCAAAAACATGGTTTTTCAGGCGTGCTAGTAGAAGGATGGAACATAGGCTGGGATGGCGATTGGTTCCACAACGGTGACATCTTTAGATTTACTCAAGCGTACCCAGATTTCGATATTGATGCCATTGGTGCACATGCGAAAAAGACCGGTGTGAAGCTTGTCGGCCACCATGAAACATCGGGAAATGTTAGTAACTATCGTAACCAAATGGAAGCTGCGTTCAAGTTGTATCAAAAGCACGGTGTTGAGCAAATCAAGACGGGTTATGTCGCAGACGGTGGCAACATCAAACGCGTTGATGAAAATGGTGTTGCGCACTATGAATGGCATGATGGTCAGTATATGGTGAATGAATACCTTTACAACATTAAACTCGCTGCAAAATATGGCATTAGTATTAACACCCACGAACCGATTAAAGATACGGGCCTAAGACGCACGTATCCTAACTGGATCTCTCGAGAAGGTGCTCGTGGCCAAGAATACAACGCTTGGGGTTCACCGCCAAACCCTCCTTCTCATGCCGCTATTTTACCTTTTACTCGTATGCTGTCGGGCCCAATGGACTTTACCCCTGGCACATTTGATATGAGCTTTAACGGTCTGGGTGCAGATACAAACAGACCGCAAACGACATTAGCGAAACAATTAGCTCTCTATGTAGTCATTTACAGTCCAATTCAGATGGCATCGGACCTGCCGCGCAACTATGAAGCGAACTTACCAGCTTTTCAATTTATAAAGGATGTAGCTGTAGACTTTAAAGATAGTATTGCTGTGGCTGGTGAAGTGGGTGAATTTGTTGCCATTGCGCGAGCTGATCGTCATTCAAACGATTGGTATCTAGGTGCGCTAACCAATGAAAAAGCGCGCTCTCTTTCTGTTGCATTAGACTTCTTAGATAACGAAAAGCGATATACAGCGCAAATCTATCGAGATGGTGACAACGCTAACTGGATAGATAAGCCTTACGATATTGTGATTGAGGAGAAAATAGTAAAAGCAAGCGATACATTAACACTAAATATGGCTACAAGTGGTGGCTTTGCTATTCGTTTCGTTGCTATAGACTAGGGCTGGTTGTACGTTGCAGCCTGGATGCATAACTTCATAGAGTGATGCAATGCAATCATTGTTTTCTGCATTGTGAGGCTGTTGGTGTATTTATCTACACCAACAGCCAATTATCAGAAGGCGTAAGAAATGTCAGCCAACGTGTTCCTCTAAATTCTCTGTAAATATAAAAACAAAGCGTGGTTATATCACGCTTGCTGTTTTTTTTATGCAAAATCACCTCTTGAATTGAGTATAAATTGTGAGCTAAGCTAGCTTGCAATGGTCTAACTTGTGAGCATTTAATGAAATCTAAAATTACCTCGTTTGATATAGCGTATAAAGCGGGCGTATCGCAGTCTACGGTTTCTAGGGCATTGAGAAATAGCCCTTTAGTCAATGAAGAAACTCGCCTGAAAGTGCAAGCGATTGCGCGTGAATTAAATTATAAAGTAGATAAAAACGCGTCAAATCTTCGATCCCAACAAAGTGGCACTATCGCACTATTGCTGTTTGAAGATCCTACAAACGACGATTCAATGATTAATCCATTTTTTCTGGCAATGCTAGGAAGTATCACTCGTGCCTGCGCTAACGCTGGCTATGACCTACTTGTATCCTTTCAACAAATGGCGAATGACTGGTATGCCGATTATGAAGATACTCATAAAGCCGACGGCATTATTTTACTGGGCTATGGTGATTTCGTTGATTACGAAGAAAAGCTAAAACAGCTAATAGAGCAAAATACCCATTTTGTTCGCTGGGGTTCGGAAGTAAAACATTTACCTGTGGTATCGGTTGGCTGTGATAACTTTTTGGGTGGATATGATGCAACTAACCATCTAATAAAATTGGGCAAGCAACATATCGCCTTTATAGGTGAAGCATCTGAGCATGCGCCAGAGTTTCAAGATAGATATTTGGGTCACTGCCGCGCGTTAGATGATGCCGCAATAGGTCACCCAGAATCACTGCAAATAGATGCTGTATCTACCGAAGATTCTGGCTATCAAGCAATGAAAGAACTGCTTGAATCGGATACTAAAGTTGATGCTGTATTTGGTTCAAGTGACTTGATTGCTATAGGTGCAATGAAAGCAATTCACGACCATGGTTTGAAAGTGCCGAACGATATCGCCGTTGTAGGTTTCGATGATATACCAATTTCGGGCTATACATACCCTCCACTAACAACAGCAAAGCAAGATACTACGTTAGCTGGAGAGTTGCTCGTTGATCATCTACTGAAGATGATAGGCGGTGAAATGGTAGGCACTACATTGATGCCAACCACTATGGTGGTAAGAAAATCTTGTGGCGCAGCATAATCGACATACGAACACGAGGATGATGCATTTGCGTTTCGCTAACGTCAACGGATTCAATAACATTGCGAAAATAGGGGCGTGATAAAGCAGTGCGCTTTGCTTAAAGGAACAAGGGGCGTGGAGTCTTTATATCACGGAGCTCGAAGCCCAAAACTCGTAGCTCGTAATTCTTGGTTTTAGTTTTCAAGGCTATTAATAAAAAAGGCGACTAACGAGTCGCCTTTTTTATTAACTAATACAACTTATTCTGTCTTATCTTTTACAAATATCACGGCGATCGCCGCAGCAAGCATACAAACACCTGCGAGAATAATGATATTAACCGCCTCGTTGTCAAACACCGTTGACAAGATTAAGCCAGCTGTTAATCCAGAGACTATCTGAGGCGCTGCAATGGTAAAGTTGAATATACCCATATAAACACCCGTTTTATCTGCTGGCAGTGAGCCGGCTAAGATAGCGTAAGGCATAGCTAGGATTGCCGCCCAAGCGATACCGACACCAATCATTGGAATAATCAAATAAACCGCTGCTTGTGGTACGGTTACCGAAGTAATACCCAGGTTAACCGCTACAGCTTCACTTGGCCCGAAGAAGCCAAAACTCGTATAGCCAACAGCACCCGCTAGCAATGACAGACCATAAACCATTTTACGACCGAATTTGTCAGCAAGTTTTGATAAAAATACAGCGAATACAGCAGCAAACAAGCTGTAGGCAGCAAACAAAATACCTACCCAATCACCAGCCGCGCCTTTTGCTTGTACGATATGCTCAGGAACTTTTTCAAATGTAGCCAAGTAATCGTGATCAAACCATTTTGTTTCTAGTCCCCAAATTTGTTGCGCAATTGCTGGATTCGTATAAACCCACATGACGTATAACGCGAACCAAGAAAAGAACTGAACAACCGCCAATTGCTTCATCGTATCAGGCATGGTTTTCATTAATCCAAAAAAGTTAGCTAGTCGCTTAACTAGTGGTAATTTTTGTTGTTGCTCTTTAGCCACTTCCTCTGCATCCATGCCTTTATAGGCATAGAAGTCTTTTGGTTTGTACTCTTTTGTGCGAATTACCGTCCAAAGCACACTACCAAGTAGCACTGTACCACCGATATAGAACGCCCATACCACTGAAGGAGCGACTTCACCCGCTTGTGCGGTATTTTCTAAACCTACCACGTTGGTTAACACAAACGGTAAAATAGAACCAAAAATAGCGCCAATATTAATTAGCAAGGTTTGTACAGAGT contains the following coding sequences:
- a CDS encoding GAF domain-containing protein produces the protein MSKESFYQTLNEQVSAIIAGETDVIANMANISALLFEQLTDINWVGFYRTAESGLVLGPFQGKVACIRIPYGKGVCGTALSTATTQRIADVHAFDGHIACDAASNSEIVVPVMQDGKVIAVLDIDSPQFERFDADDQTGLEALVKVLENNLN
- a CDS encoding NADPH-dependent FMN reductase, which codes for MNILAFAASSSKKSINKSLAAYAASLVDGANVELLDINDYEMPLFSQDREEELGQPALAQAFYKKLGEADAIVISFAEHNGSYTAAYKNLFDWTSRIDMKVYQNKQVILLATSPGPGGAQTVLNTAKTSAPYFGMDVKASLSIPSFYDNFDLATNRVTNSDIEKALNDTMSSLQQTAKA
- a CDS encoding aldose epimerase family protein, whose amino-acid sequence is MKPIVISPFGTMANGEQVMQYCLENNIGSKVTILSLGGIIQSLYLPNREGQHDDVVLGFDNVAQYENESPYFGCIVGRFANRIANGEFELEGKKYQLAKNNGPNNLHGGPQGFESRLWQVEVINDGHITMSLVSPDGDQGFPGTMVVTVDYKFSEDNQLMVRYHATCDQQSIVNLTQHSYFNLAGHNQSDVLAHQLQLKASHITEVNEHLIPTGKLRPVKDTPFDFMSFKPLARDIDADDDQIRLGGGYDHNWVFDTTGQPFSAPLAQLFDEHSGRAMSVYTDQPGVQVYTANFLDDLKGKKNAQYKPRQAVCLETQHFPDAINQPEFPSVVISPNKPFTTTTIFAFSIS
- a CDS encoding CoA transferase subunit B; the encoded protein is MALSREQIAQRVAQELQDGYYVNLGIGIPTLVANFVPDGMEVMLQSENGLLGMGPFPTEDEIDADMINAGKQTVTAIDGASIFSSAESFAMIRGGHVDLTVLGAFEIDVQGNIASWMIPGKLVKGMGGAMDLVAGADNIIVTMTHASKHGESKLLSECTLPLTGAGCIKKVVTDLAYIEIEDGKFHLKERAPGVSVETIHSLTAGELVVPDNVPEMQF
- the proQ gene encoding RNA chaperone ProQ — translated: METEIKKVTTKEIISYLAEKFPACFSVEGPAKPLKVGIFQDLAEQLAEDEQVSKTRLRQALRHYTSSWRYLKSVKAGAFRVDLAGEQVAEIDKEQADYAAKTLKESQEKFGNKKSDDSQAKKSYKGTKVSDKRSDKNKQNAKFKSVKSPKRGPKKPVEPLKPVESDALKVGTQVRVKVGNSPMPAVITEIAGSDISVQLTSGMIVKTQLEHIFL
- a CDS encoding SIR2 family NAD-dependent protein deacylase, with product MNIAVLSGAGMSAESGLKTFRDADGLWEGHDVMEVASIDGWLANPALVLEFYNQRRRQLKTVIPNDGHEALAKLAQFFTVNIITQNVDDLHERAGSSDVVHLHGELLLAQSSIDENCIYPCHDDIKIGDLCEYKSQLRPAIVWFGEAVPKMEDAALKVAQADILIVVGTSLQVYPAAGLVNVASRAKQIYYIDPKPDALHAFDHSDQITVIQDSAAKGLPKLVEQLINQA
- a CDS encoding glycoside hydrolase family 97 protein, with translation MITSISLLLSLSTVAQAKDIALFSPDKNIKVTISDDAHANYSVAFKGEDIIAPSKLGLDYQNTHRMGPDFKIISQQSSSHDATWEQPWGEKQTIRDHHNATTVVFRHERDVTNTFSVTFKVFNDGIGFRYEVPEQKGLAKQINITNELTEFNVEQTNDAAAWWIPARDWNRYEYIYTESTLEQARHVHTPFTFKLKSGTHVSIHEAALVDYAGMTLKQGRSGMLKADLTPWSDGILVKKTGAFNTPWRTIQIGENAASLINSSLILNLNEPNKLGDVSWVNPGKYMGIWWGMHINENTWGSGEKHGATTAETKRYMDFAQKHGFSGVLVEGWNIGWDGDWFHNGDIFRFTQAYPDFDIDAIGAHAKKTGVKLVGHHETSGNVSNYRNQMEAAFKLYQKHGVEQIKTGYVADGGNIKRVDENGVAHYEWHDGQYMVNEYLYNIKLAAKYGISINTHEPIKDTGLRRTYPNWISREGARGQEYNAWGSPPNPPSHAAILPFTRMLSGPMDFTPGTFDMSFNGLGADTNRPQTTLAKQLALYVVIYSPIQMASDLPRNYEANLPAFQFIKDVAVDFKDSIAVAGEVGEFVAIARADRHSNDWYLGALTNEKARSLSVALDFLDNEKRYTAQIYRDGDNANWIDKPYDIVIEEKIVKASDTLTLNMATSGGFAIRFVAID
- a CDS encoding LysR family transcriptional regulator — protein: MVDLNDMVIFAKVAEFGGISKAANELSMPKSKVSRRMANLELALGVRLLERTTRSVRLTEIGKIYFQHCKKVVNEAKQAENSVNQLLNTPTGHLKISTSISIGQHIVAPHLAEFLSRYPDITIEHIVTNRRVDLISEEFDLAIRIGALEDSSLISKKLSTSHALLVASPVYLASAGALTDISDLTQHKALCMGDSSIADQWRFVNAKGKEEQVKVKPVATVNDMTILRTLCIASAGIAILPSYMCEDALKQGQLVRVLEQWTSVEVPYYAIYPSHQSMTPKLRVLLDFLSEKTA
- a CDS encoding CoA transferase subunit A gives rise to the protein MSGFNKVVHSYEEAMAGLEDNMTIIAGGFGLCGIPENLINQIEKSGVTGLTVVSNNCGIDNFGLGVLLRDKQIKKMIASYVGENKMFEDQLLSGELEVELTPQGTLAEKMRAGGAGIPAFYTATGFGTSVGDGKEVKTFNGRQYILEESITGDFAIVKAWKADKYGNLVFRHTAQNFNPCAATAGKITVAEVEEIVEPGELDPTQIHTPGIYVNRVIQGTFEKRIEQRTTREG